The Nostoc sp. 'Lobaria pulmonaria (5183) cyanobiont' DNA window CGTATTTTTGTAAACTTGCGATCGCAATTGCGTTTGTTGATATTCTGTCAACAAATCAAAACGCTTACCGTGTTCCTTCATAGCCAGTTGTTCCGCAAACAGCCGTTGAATCCGGTCTTTCATCTCCCGTGCGGCTTTATTGGTAAAAGTAACCGCCAGGATATTTTCTGGATCAACGCGGTGTTTGAGAATCAGATTGGCAATACGATAAGTCAGCGCTCGTGTTTTACCGGAACCTGCGCCAGCAACAACTAGCAACGGGCCGCAGTAGTGTTCGACAGCTTGACGTTGGCTGGGGTTAAGGTGACTGAGAAAGTCGATGGTTGTTGTCATGGATGTGAAAAAGCGATGTCTCCGAAGGTCACTGAGCTTGTCGTTCGCGCAGCGTCTCGTAGATAAGTGCGGGCTATTCGGCGTCGCCTGGCGTCACATCAATAGAGAGTTGCTATTGCCCAGGTTACAATATCCTAACGAAACTTGGTCAACAAAGATTGCGTAGCATAGTACTTTGCTTCCCTGTCACTAATACTCTTGATTAGAAGTTCTCCCTATACCCTTTCGCCCACCAGGTTGTACAGGTTTTCCATCACTTTTCACTATTACGTTAACTTTTCTACGTAGATAGGTTAGCCATCAGTTATTTCCTGCGCGTTGTGTCGTAAAATCAGCAACGGGGAATCAAACATCATAAAAATGCTGGACAAGCTCTAACTTGTTCTGTTGTCAACGGAGCTTATAGCTATTTTCAGTTAATTGAACTACCGATTTTCGCAGGGACATGGCAATGTTCCCTATTCTGTGGTTGATTTGCTTGAAAAACGCTGTAATACCTAACCGAGAGTATTGTCATTAATAGGACTATTCACTCCTTGAGTACCCAATTGACATTGGGTCGCAATACACGATACATCATGATTCAACCGTTAAATTTTTAAAGATGAAAAATTTCTTTAATTTCAGGTTTAACCAATACAAGGAGGGGTGGATATGGATATCAGCTTAATTGTATCCAATATTTTGAATCCGCCAATCCTGTTTTTCTTTTTAGGCATGACTGCTGTTTTTGTCAAGTCTGATCTGGAAATTCCCGCACCGATGCCCAAACTCTTTTCGCTGTACCTGCTGTTTGCCATTGGTTTTAAAGGGGGGGTAGAACTAATCAAAAGCGGCATCACTCAGGAAGTAGTTTTAACACTTGCAGCAGCAATGATGATGGCTTGTCTGGTTCCAATTTACACCTTTTTTATCCTCAGGTTGAAACTAGATACTTACGATGCTGCTGCGATCGCTGCAACCTACGGCTCTATCAGTGCCGTCACCTTCATCACGGCTAGCGCTTTTTTAACTGAGCTTGGCATTACTTTTGATGGTTACATGGTGGCAGCCCTTGCCCTGATGGAATCCCCAGCGATTATAGTTGGTCTAATTTTGGTGAATATATTCACCGCTGATGGCAAGCGGGACTTTTCGTGGCCAGAAGTTTTGCAAGAAGCATTTCTTAATAGTTCAGTTTTTCTATTAGTCGGTAGTCTCTTGATCGGTGTCTTGACAGGAGAACGCGGTTGGCACGTATTAGAACCCTTTACTCAAGGGTTGTTTTATGGCGTTCTCACCTTCTTTTTACTGGACATGGGACTAGTCGCTGCCAGAAGAATTAAAGACTTGCAAAAAACCGGAGTTTTCCTAATTTTATTTGCCATACTAATTCCAATACTCAATGCAGCCATTGGGTTGATGATTGCCAAATTGATCGGTATGCCTCGCGGAGATTCGCTGTTATTCGCTGTACTGTGTGCCAGTGCTTCTTACATTGCTGTGCCAGCGGCGATGCGGATGACTGTTCCAGAAGCAAATCCCAGCCTGTATGTTTCTACTGCTCTAGCAGTGACATTCCCGTTCAATATTATTGTGGGAATTCCGTTATATCTCTACGGAATTAACCTATTTTGGAGGTAAGAATATGCACATAGTTAAAAAGATAGAAATTATCGCCAACTCTTTTGAGCTTGCCAAAATTTTAGATAATTTAGACAAGTCTGGTGTACATAACCATGCCGTAATCCGAAATGTTGCTGGTAAAGGATTACGAGGAACGACAGAAGATTTAGACATGACCATGCTTGATAATGTTTACATCCTCGCGTTTTGTATGCCAGAAGAACTCAAGCCTGTTGTCGAAAATATCAAACCACTCCTTAATAAGTTCGGAGGTACTTGCTACGTTTCCGATGTGATGGAAATTCGCTCTGTCAGATGTGTTGCGTCGATGTAAGAGAGTGATAAATTCAATGAAGCATTTCATGGAACGTCGTGACTTTTTGAAGTTAGGAATGACTGGAGCGTTTGGGATGATGCTATCTGCCAGCGATTTCCTCTGGCGGGTTAAACAGGCTAAAGCTGCCGAAATCCCCTCAACTTCCCCTGAATCTCTCAGTCCCGATGCAGCCTTACAAAAGCTGATAGAGGGAAATCAGCGGTTTATTGATCATCATCCCCAATACCCCGATCAATCTGCGCTGCGGTTGCAGGAAGTTGCTCAAGCTCAACATCCATTTGCAACTATTCTTAGTTGTGCGGATTCACGAGTACCCGCAGAAATTGTTTTCGATCAAGGCATTGGGGACATCTTTGATGTTCGG harbors:
- a CDS encoding sodium-dependent bicarbonate transport family permease gives rise to the protein MDISLIVSNILNPPILFFFLGMTAVFVKSDLEIPAPMPKLFSLYLLFAIGFKGGVELIKSGITQEVVLTLAAAMMMACLVPIYTFFILRLKLDTYDAAAIAATYGSISAVTFITASAFLTELGITFDGYMVAALALMESPAIIVGLILVNIFTADGKRDFSWPEVLQEAFLNSSVFLLVGSLLIGVLTGERGWHVLEPFTQGLFYGVLTFFLLDMGLVAARRIKDLQKTGVFLILFAILIPILNAAIGLMIAKLIGMPRGDSLLFAVLCASASYIAVPAAMRMTVPEANPSLYVSTALAVTFPFNIIVGIPLYLYGINLFWR
- a CDS encoding P-II family nitrogen regulator is translated as MHIVKKIEIIANSFELAKILDNLDKSGVHNHAVIRNVAGKGLRGTTEDLDMTMLDNVYILAFCMPEELKPVVENIKPLLNKFGGTCYVSDVMEIRSVRCVASM